Proteins found in one Sorghum bicolor cultivar BTx623 chromosome 1, Sorghum_bicolor_NCBIv3, whole genome shotgun sequence genomic segment:
- the LOC8063418 gene encoding protein ETHYLENE-INSENSITIVE 2 isoform X2: protein MDGVRSIESLAAGDAPHNSFRTLGPALVVSMGYLDFGKWLVAVEAGSRFGYDLVLLVLLFNLSAILCQYLSSCIGIVTGKNLAEICHQEYNQKICVILGLQAGLSLLTSELTMIAGIVVGFNLVFESNDPITVVCLTSVVVNLLPYTLSLLSMRKAGMFNAYVSGFTLVCFVLGLLVSHPKTPVDTNVMFPKLSGESAYSLMALLGTNIIVHNFYTHSSVVQVQRRFQGHTLGSLFHGHFFSILFAFSGIFLVNYILLSSAADESKNTMALNFQDARQLMNQATSYQ from the exons ATGGACGGTGTGCGATCCATAGAGTCCCTGGCTGCTGGAGATGCTCCGCATAATTCTTTCCGAACCCTTGGACCAGCACTCGTGGTCTCAATGGGGTATCTTGACTTCGGGAAATGGTTGGTGGCAGTGGAAGCTGGGTCTCGGTTTGGCTATGATCTTGTCCTGCTCGTGctgctttttaatttatcagctATTCTGTGTCAGTACCTCTCGAGTTGTATCGGCATTGTCACCGGGAAGAACCTTGCCGAG ATTTGCCACCAGGAGTATAATCAGaaaatatgtgttattcttggtCTTCAAGCAGGACTGTCCTTGTTAACTTCTGAACTGACCATG ATTGCAGGCATCGTAGTTGGGTTCAACCTTGTATTTGAAAGCAATGATCCTATCACAGTTGTATGTTTAACAAGTGTTGTAGTTAATCTGCTACCATATACACTCTCCCTTCTG AGCATGAGGAAGGCCGGAATGTTTAATGCCTACGTATCTGGCTTTACACTAGTTTGTTTTGTGCTTGGTTTATTAGTCAGCCATCCCAAGACCCCTGTCGATACGAACGTAATGTTCCCCAAGTTGAGTGGTGAAAGTGCTTACTCACTGATGGCACTACTTGGCACAAATATAATAGTACACAACTTTTATACTCATTCATCAGTTGTTCAG GTTCAGAGAAGATTTCAGGGTCATACGCTTGGTTCTCTGTTTCATGGTCACTTCTTTTCTATACTATTTGCATTTTCTGGTATCTTTCTTGTGAATTATATTCTGCTGAGTTCAGCAGCTGATGAGTCCAAAAACACAATGGCCCTTAACTTCCAAGATGCTAGACAGCTAATGAATCAG
- the LOC110429677 gene encoding protein ETHYLENE-INSENSITIVE 2-like, with protein sequence MNSMQSIESLAAGDAQHKLFRTLGPTLVISMAYIDLGKWLVAVDAGSRFGYDLVLLVLLFNFSAILCQYLSTRIGMVTGKNLAKICCQEYSQVICVVLGLQAWLSLLTSELTMIAGMAVGFNIVFEHDDLITAICFASVVVGLLPYTLSRLDKKVAGIFNACIAGFTLLCFVLGLLISHPHTPVNMNVMFPKLSGESAYSLMALLGTNIIVHNFYTHSAFVQVQRRSSVHTLGSLFHDHLFSILFIFTGIFLVNYILLSSAADESSDTLVMNFQDAMEQMHQIFTNPAAPIVLLVILLFSSHIISLTCIVSGDVISENFFGVKLPLSAHHLLHKGLAMILTIYCAKVAGSEGIYQLLIMCPVIQAMLLPSSIIPILRVSSSRLLMGRYRIALCVEIFAFLAFLLAVFTNIIFTAEILFGDSTWTNNLKGDTGSPAILPYSVIVLASCASIGFTLLLAVTPLKSASNEAQTHLSSVHSQRETLGTTHREATCLEKNEDEEFESCSVGAFLMGSSEGHTESVHEHT encoded by the exons ATGAATAGTATGCAGAGTATAGAATCTCTGGCTGCTGGGGATGCTCAGCATAAACTTTTTCGAACCCTTGGACCAACACTCGTGATTTCGATGGCATATATTGACCTTGGAAAGTGGTTGGTAGCAGTGGATGCTGGATCTCGGTTCGGCTATGATCTTGTGCTACTGGTGCTGCTCTTCAATTTCTCAGCCATTTTGTGTCAATATCTGTCAACTCGTATCGGCATGGTCACTGGGAAGAACCTTGCCAAG ATCTGCTGCCAGGAATACAGTCAGGTGATATGTGTTGTTCTCGGCCTTCAGGCATGGCTATCCTTGTTGACCTCTGAATTGACAATG ATTGCAGGCATGGCAGTGGGGTTCAACATTGTGTTTGAACACGACGATCTTATCACAGCCATATGTTTTGCAAGTGTTGTAGTTGGTCTACTACCATACACGCTCTCTCGTTTG GATAAGAAGGTGGCTGGGATATTTAATGCCTGCATAGCTGGATTTACACTTCTTTGTTTTGTGCTTGGTTTATTAATCAGTCACCCCCATACCCCAGTCAATATGAATGTGATGTTCCCCAAGTTGAGTGGTGAAAGCGCTTACTCATTGATGGCTCTTCTTGGCACAAATATAATAGTACACAACTTTTATACTCATTCAGCATTTGTTCAG GTTCAGAGAAGATCTTCAGTCCATACCCTTGGTTCCCTGTTTCACGACCACCTtttctctatattatttatatttactgGGATTTTCCTTGTGAATTATATTCTCCTGAGCTCAGCAGCAGATGAATCCAGTGACACATTGGTCATGAACTTTCAAGATGCTATGGAGCAAATGCACCAG ATATTCACAAATCCTGCAGCACCAATTGTGCTATTAGTGATCCTTCTCTTTTCAAGCCATATCATCTCATTGACATGCATTGTTAGTGGTGATGTAATTTCAGAGAACTTCTTTGGTGTTAAACTGCCTCTTTCGGCACATCATCTGCTACATAAGGGTTTGGCCATGATTCTTACTATCTACTGTGCGAAGGTTGCTGGTTCTGAAGGGATATATCAGTTGCTTATTATGTGCCCAGTTATCCAGGCTATGCTTCTTCCTTCATCGATTATACCCATTTTACGTGTTTCTTCGTCAAGATTATTGATGGGAAGATACAGGATAGCTTTATGTGTTGAAATTTTTGCCTTCCTTGCATTCCTTCTTGCGGTGTTCACAAATATAATTTTCACAGCAGAGATTCTGTTTGGTGATAGCACTTGGACAAACAACCTGAAAGGAGATACTGGAAGCCCTGCCATACTTCCATATTCTGTTATAGTCCTAGCTTCATGTGCCTCAATTGGATTTACACTGTTACTTGCTGTTACTCCACTAAAATCAGCAAGTAATGAAGCTCAGACTCATTTGTCGTCCGTGCACTCACAAAGAGAAACATTGGGCACTACTCATAGAGAAGCAACTTGTCTTGAAAAAAATGAGGATGAAGAATTTGAAAGCTGTTCTGTTGGAGCTTTTCTTATGGGTTCATCGGAAGGTCATACGGAATCAGTTCATGAACACACATGA